The following proteins are co-located in the Fodinibius salicampi genome:
- a CDS encoding DedA family protein encodes MIEQFTQEMVQFIEVLPPLSIYLVFFVVAYIENVVPPIPGDVLVAFGGYLAAESVIGLVPVLLLTTIASVIGFMTMYWIGYKWGGVVERKQKGVRFLRFIPVEYLHKVRSWMEKWGLGVVLANRFLAGTRSVISLAAGLGNTPISKTILCSGVSSILWNGILLAFGWIVHENWRLIGEYLSVYGKIILTGIGVYIIIRIGIYYYKR; translated from the coding sequence ATGATTGAGCAGTTTACGCAAGAGATGGTGCAGTTCATTGAAGTTTTGCCGCCGTTAAGCATCTATCTCGTTTTTTTTGTAGTTGCTTATATTGAGAATGTAGTGCCCCCCATTCCCGGTGACGTGCTTGTCGCTTTTGGTGGATACTTAGCGGCTGAATCTGTAATAGGTCTGGTGCCGGTTTTATTGTTAACAACCATTGCTTCGGTAATTGGTTTCATGACAATGTATTGGATTGGTTATAAATGGGGAGGAGTTGTAGAACGAAAACAGAAGGGCGTAAGATTTCTGCGTTTTATTCCGGTTGAATACCTTCATAAAGTTAGAAGCTGGATGGAAAAGTGGGGATTAGGTGTGGTTTTGGCCAATCGATTTTTAGCGGGAACTCGTTCAGTTATTTCTCTTGCTGCCGGACTTGGTAATACCCCTATTAGCAAAACGATACTATGTTCGGGCGTCAGTTCCATTTTATGGAATGGAATTTTGTTGGCTTTTGGGTGGATCGTGCACGAGAATTGGCGGCTTATTGGTGAATATCTTTCTGTGTATGGTAAAATCATCCTGACAGGAATTGGAGTATACATCATTATAAGGATTGGAATCTATTATTATAAGAGATAA
- the ispF gene encoding 2-C-methyl-D-erythritol 2,4-cyclodiphosphate synthase, whose amino-acid sequence MRIGYGYDVHRLSEGRPLILGGVEVPFSKGLVGYSDADVLLHAICDALLGACALGDIGQHFPDTNPDFKDIDSRILLRRVHQLVKDEGWKIANVDATVVAEEPKLAPFIRSIRECIAEDLQVKFDQISVKATTSEGKGFEGRKEGISSRAVVLLIKNEHHD is encoded by the coding sequence ATGAGAATTGGGTATGGTTATGACGTACATAGGCTTAGTGAGGGACGCCCGTTAATATTGGGAGGGGTGGAAGTGCCTTTTTCAAAGGGTTTGGTGGGATATTCAGATGCTGATGTACTTCTTCATGCGATCTGTGATGCCTTGCTGGGGGCATGTGCGCTCGGCGATATTGGTCAACATTTCCCGGATACGAATCCTGATTTTAAAGACATTGACAGCAGGATATTATTAAGAAGAGTCCACCAACTGGTAAAGGATGAAGGATGGAAGATTGCAAATGTTGATGCAACGGTCGTGGCTGAGGAGCCTAAGCTTGCTCCTTTTATCCGGTCAATACGCGAATGTATTGCAGAAGATTTGCAAGTGAAGTTTGATCAAATTTCGGTCAAGGCTACTACCTCTGAAGGAAAGGGGTTTGAGGGGCGCAAGGAAGGTATCTCTAGCCGGGCTGTTGTACTTCTAATCAAGAACGAGCATCATGATTGA
- the ispD gene encoding 2-C-methyl-D-erythritol 4-phosphate cytidylyltransferase gives MVTKTLVIPAAGSGKRMQKEVPKPYLELKGISILERTIHRFLGLEGLKQVVVVTSKDYIELTREVLGSLLPDTIQGDVVEGGEERQHSISNALSRIIATDLVIVHDAVRPFVKKEHIEACCEAAFEVGAAVLGIPATDTIKYVTKDHYVENTPPRTAMWQTQTPQVFQREVLIKAYKQARQDKFLGTDDSTLVERMGQKVKIVEGDRMNMKITYPQDFETAKLMID, from the coding sequence GTGGTAACGAAAACTCTTGTAATACCTGCAGCGGGCTCCGGTAAGCGGATGCAAAAGGAAGTTCCAAAGCCTTATTTGGAGTTAAAGGGTATTTCTATATTGGAGCGGACGATACATCGATTTTTGGGACTTGAAGGATTAAAGCAGGTGGTGGTCGTTACTTCAAAAGATTATATAGAGTTGACCCGGGAGGTGCTTGGATCGCTGCTTCCAGATACAATACAGGGCGATGTCGTGGAGGGTGGAGAAGAGCGACAGCATTCTATTAGTAATGCCTTATCACGAATAATCGCGACTGACCTTGTGATAGTCCATGATGCGGTCCGTCCCTTTGTTAAGAAGGAGCATATTGAGGCTTGTTGCGAGGCTGCATTCGAGGTGGGTGCAGCAGTGCTTGGCATTCCTGCCACAGATACAATTAAGTATGTTACTAAAGATCATTATGTTGAGAACACCCCTCCGCGAACAGCAATGTGGCAAACCCAGACGCCACAAGTATTTCAAAGAGAAGTCTTAATTAAAGCTTATAAACAAGCGAGACAAGATAAATTTCTTGGCACGGATGATTCAACGCTTGTTGAAAGAATGGGTCAAAAAGTTAAAATAGTAGAGGGAGATCGGATGAATATGAAAATAACTTATCCACAGGATTTCGAAACGGCCAAACTAATGATCGACTAG
- the queA gene encoding tRNA preQ1(34) S-adenosylmethionine ribosyltransferase-isomerase QueA gives MKLTDFKFDTDDFNVPEEPVEPRDAAKLMVLDREDESIKHEKFSDIHKYLNEGDVLIYNNTKVFPARLKGKKEKTDADIEVFLLRELVPENMLWDVLVEPARKIRIGNKLYFGPDLMAEVIDNTTSRGRTIRFLYEGTNEELYKLLDDIGEMPLPPYIDREPREEDKEQYQTIFAKERGSVAAPFAAMHFTQDLVEKLKDKGVKMLPITLHIGWGTFRPVEVEDLTKHRMDSENYNISKETSDAINKALKSKDNKVVGCGTTSVRTIETSITASGISKPGTGWTDKFIYPPYDFKITEGVITNFHRPESTMLMLGAAFGGYDFLMEAYEEAQEEDYRFFGFGDSILIL, from the coding sequence ATGAAACTAACCGATTTTAAGTTTGACACCGACGATTTTAACGTTCCCGAAGAGCCGGTTGAACCACGTGATGCTGCAAAGTTAATGGTTTTGGATCGGGAGGATGAAAGTATTAAGCACGAAAAATTCTCGGATATTCATAAGTATTTAAATGAAGGTGATGTACTAATATATAATAATACCAAGGTGTTTCCGGCGCGCCTAAAAGGGAAAAAAGAAAAAACGGATGCCGATATTGAGGTATTCCTGTTGCGTGAACTGGTTCCCGAAAATATGCTATGGGATGTACTCGTTGAACCTGCTCGTAAAATACGTATCGGCAATAAACTTTATTTTGGTCCCGACCTGATGGCAGAGGTTATTGATAACACGACCTCGAGGGGACGTACTATCCGATTCCTCTATGAAGGTACCAATGAAGAGCTCTATAAGTTATTGGATGATATTGGGGAAATGCCCCTTCCACCCTATATCGATCGCGAACCCAGAGAGGAAGATAAGGAACAATACCAGACGATCTTTGCTAAAGAGCGTGGTTCAGTAGCTGCCCCTTTTGCTGCGATGCATTTCACACAAGACCTGGTTGAAAAACTGAAAGATAAAGGAGTAAAAATGCTGCCTATCACCCTTCATATCGGCTGGGGTACGTTCCGTCCGGTAGAAGTGGAAGATTTGACAAAGCATCGTATGGATTCTGAAAATTATAATATTTCCAAAGAAACCTCCGATGCGATCAATAAGGCATTGAAGAGCAAGGATAATAAGGTAGTGGGATGCGGCACCACTTCCGTTCGAACTATCGAAACAAGTATTACGGCAAGTGGTATTTCCAAGCCGGGGACCGGCTGGACCGATAAGTTTATTTATCCTCCCTATGATTTTAAAATTACGGAGGGAGTTATTACGAACTTCCATCGTCCGGAATCTACCATGTTAATGCTCGGAGCTGCTTTCGGTGGATATGATTTCCTCATGGAAGCCTATGAAGAAGCGCAGGAAGAGGATTATCGTTTTTTCGGCTTCGGTGACTCAATCTTGATTCTCTAA
- a CDS encoding LytR C-terminal domain-containing protein, with product MSSDSRESSSFVLNAAIGFLSLLLVLLVFGLFTRIVYPRIENQRNEINTNLIGDIIQLEVLNGCGVPGVANTFTSTLRKNGFDVVETGNFKNFDMTNTVIIARTINKGNALKIADVLGVEPQNVIVEASEDYYLDATVVIGSDYKSLTLN from the coding sequence ATGAGCTCAGATAGCAGAGAATCCAGTTCGTTTGTTCTAAATGCTGCCATTGGATTTCTTAGCCTACTTTTAGTACTGCTTGTTTTTGGTCTTTTTACCCGTATTGTTTATCCCCGGATAGAAAACCAACGTAATGAGATAAACACCAATCTAATTGGAGATATTATTCAGCTTGAAGTGCTAAATGGCTGTGGAGTTCCCGGTGTAGCCAATACCTTTACTTCTACACTTCGCAAAAATGGATTTGATGTAGTAGAAACAGGAAATTTCAAGAACTTTGATATGACCAATACGGTTATAATAGCACGGACCATTAATAAAGGTAACGCACTGAAAATTGCTGATGTTCTCGGCGTTGAACCTCAAAATGTTATTGTAGAAGCATCAGAAGATTACTATCTCGATGCGACCGTTGTTATAGGATCTGATTATAAATCTTTAACACTCAACTAA
- the rsfS gene encoding ribosome silencing factor, translating to MTNTSSKKEQQFTSVNDAKTADSEKLIEVITEAMLDRKAEDIIVLDVHKLTTLADKFIVCHASTDVQIKAIADNINKETHENLGEKAWKEEGRESRRWVILDYVNVVVHIFKKELREYYALERMWNDAPVQRIEE from the coding sequence ATGACCAACACCTCTTCTAAAAAAGAACAACAATTTACCAGCGTCAATGACGCCAAAACAGCCGATTCCGAAAAGCTGATTGAAGTCATAACAGAAGCAATGCTCGACCGAAAAGCAGAAGACATTATTGTACTGGATGTTCACAAACTAACTACGCTGGCAGATAAGTTTATCGTTTGCCATGCCAGTACGGATGTTCAAATCAAAGCCATTGCTGATAATATTAATAAGGAGACGCACGAAAATCTGGGCGAAAAAGCCTGGAAAGAAGAAGGACGCGAAAGCCGGCGATGGGTTATTCTGGATTATGTAAATGTCGTTGTACATATCTTTAAAAAGGAATTGCGTGAGTATTATGCTCTCGAACGCATGTGGAATGATGCCCCGGTTCAAAGAATTGAAGAATAA
- a CDS encoding 2-hydroxyacid dehydrogenase translates to MPKKVLVTEPIVDSVINKLKAHFSVDVGQRGDYNSEEALIRDIPQYHAILPMLSNPITSEVLKAGERLQIVANHAVGYNNIDVDAAHKENIYVANTPDVLTDSCAEFTIGLILAVSRRLFEAQRYLLDGKFDGWEPLGFLGKELQRSTLGIVGMGRIGQAVAQRAKAFGMDIIYHNRSRLAPETENTFDASYRADIERLAEEADILTLHCPLTDETKHLVDKEVLSLLGEKAILVNTSRGPVVDEKALAEALHDGTIGGAALDVFEEEPNVHPRLLAAPNCLLTPHIASASQETREAIGMLAAEAIIGILEGQDPNKIPNLIQP, encoded by the coding sequence ATGCCTAAAAAAGTACTGGTTACTGAACCCATTGTCGATTCTGTTATCAATAAGCTCAAGGCCCACTTCTCTGTGGATGTTGGCCAGCGTGGCGATTATAATTCAGAGGAAGCCCTTATTCGCGATATCCCTCAATACCACGCCATACTGCCCATGCTTTCCAACCCAATCACTAGCGAGGTCTTAAAGGCAGGAGAACGCCTACAAATCGTTGCCAACCATGCTGTAGGGTACAATAATATTGATGTTGATGCTGCCCATAAAGAAAATATTTATGTAGCAAACACTCCCGATGTTCTGACTGACTCCTGTGCCGAATTTACGATCGGACTTATATTAGCAGTAAGCAGAAGGCTATTTGAAGCACAGCGCTATCTCCTCGATGGTAAATTTGATGGATGGGAACCACTCGGTTTTTTAGGCAAAGAACTCCAGAGAAGTACACTCGGTATTGTGGGGATGGGCAGAATTGGTCAGGCTGTAGCTCAAAGGGCCAAAGCATTTGGTATGGATATTATTTACCATAACCGAAGCCGATTGGCGCCAGAGACAGAAAATACCTTTGATGCCTCTTACCGGGCTGATATAGAAAGATTAGCCGAAGAAGCCGATATTCTTACTCTTCACTGTCCGCTCACTGATGAAACCAAACATCTTGTGGATAAAGAGGTTCTTTCTTTATTGGGAGAAAAAGCAATATTGGTTAATACTTCTCGCGGTCCCGTCGTTGATGAAAAAGCTCTTGCTGAGGCCCTGCATGATGGGACCATCGGGGGAGCTGCCCTGGATGTATTTGAAGAAGAGCCCAATGTGCATCCCCGTCTCCTGGCAGCACCTAATTGCCTGTTGACCCCTCACATCGCTAGTGCCAGTCAAGAAACACGAGAAGCGATAGGCATGTTGGCTGCTGAGGCTATTATCGGGATTCTTGAGGGACAAGACCCAAATAAAATTCCTAACTTGATTCAACCTTAA
- a CDS encoding sensor histidine kinase — MKTSLDLSRLYRLLGWAILTLLLLLLALEGWRYSIKPSDANHQQIVEQRLTESAQFFENKQQQLLNRSEQLASTLQSLLLQEHSPQNIYTHLDSYSDFWGISLYQNDQPIVWKGFAPPNRNDNSLEDPLEPQITLSKENNTTYWEAYVPFNVQRNDDVIWYQMFTSYRIEQTNPLAIGSATEFNILHSESSIDYPVNFSIFSSPPDSVTQTQKLNNIERDSIGVVYASEEDLLQKKEEWNEGNSFWRSLFALFSFAVFVIVFFKAVDKVSWLTGLLLQLFFISAGWFVLAYTDIISIWTQMLVEPANEAWAKTAEQLAYIFTQVFFALLASIAIARKLPFFNRKIKANSYLASIGLATFVGAINGLSIPLVLNWTYNNIVSSGIPLLDLRILPEWNTVIIYLIVGLTLLSLGILLSSLNLLLFRSTLNHIRLSATIVVIAFIIGLLLTQLLVLNFPALNWILYSSIAAFAIILFIAIGHAQNIPGISSLSPLRNIVMGSIFIATLGVPMFYQSYLIHIDEELLQTAQNYAQEEDPQARELTRQLLVNLEKEFQTISNEDILNNQSSIQSRFTQNIRDFLESEWNTYSFDLQLVSSSEELIANYSTNLNSPNWINYFNIPRLKITTEIQQITRSSIQPIIQQPQLINQQDYRTFYRGWIPVFGSSEYQPIAWILCSVYKERPQFNKPIRAVMASLTYEDWNNNFLMQKYENAQLVSATDQGFTGYFPKYQQLNEEEQKALESDSLIYYYDQANENTYRTLLWKESDTVSIKTSSALPEYRLILFSLFRFSFTLLIVGCLITFITQLINKHQTSLLGENKRFQDRILDSFLLATLIFLGFLIATSHYAIKKQNQEIVRQELFEKLERLAESIQSSQLMDNNFSRSPSSSLESLTTPWNVDATLYTDHSVAETTTPQIYQQHLLPDILPYDIYHQISVQQKREAYSSVNLAGQPLLIGYRSILDDENETMGILAIPTFLESPKYDQQLLETISYLILVYILVFGLFILGSAFISKSLTRSLTYIQRGLNKISGGNLDTTIPVTSQDEIGNLAKAYNEMVRRLRKLQKELAKAEREAAWKEMAQQVAHEIKNPLTPMKLNVQHLERQLKTGKYEGEELKAHIQKITANLIEQIQSLSNIASDFSKFSQPIEKDFTSVNLTSILESVVQLYQHDQQISLSFDAPEEVVLVNGIADDLKRVFINIVKNAYESIGNNKGKISISLYRSQQNAFVEIEDNGSGIPEENRSNIFVPSFSTKSGGTGLGLAICKKIIEAHGGSITFASVEGEGTTFVIKLPQVDS, encoded by the coding sequence ATGAAGACATCTCTGGATCTATCCCGGCTTTACCGTCTTTTAGGATGGGCAATTTTAACTCTTTTATTACTACTTCTTGCTCTCGAGGGATGGCGTTATAGTATCAAGCCATCAGACGCTAACCATCAACAAATCGTAGAACAAAGACTCACGGAATCGGCTCAGTTTTTTGAGAATAAGCAACAGCAATTGCTAAATCGATCTGAGCAGTTGGCTTCCACCCTTCAATCATTACTGCTGCAAGAACATTCGCCTCAAAATATTTACACGCATCTGGATTCATATTCCGATTTTTGGGGAATATCTTTGTACCAGAATGACCAACCTATCGTCTGGAAAGGATTTGCTCCGCCCAACCGAAATGACAATTCTTTAGAAGATCCCCTCGAACCCCAAATAACACTCTCAAAGGAAAACAATACTACTTACTGGGAGGCCTATGTCCCTTTTAATGTGCAAAGAAATGATGATGTCATCTGGTATCAGATGTTCACCAGTTATCGCATAGAACAGACCAATCCATTAGCTATTGGCTCCGCTACTGAATTTAATATCCTCCATTCAGAATCTTCGATTGATTATCCAGTAAACTTTAGCATTTTTAGTTCTCCACCTGATAGTGTAACCCAAACCCAAAAATTAAACAACATTGAGAGAGACTCTATTGGTGTTGTTTATGCTTCTGAGGAGGATCTTCTGCAAAAAAAAGAAGAATGGAATGAAGGAAACAGTTTCTGGCGATCTCTTTTCGCCCTATTCAGTTTTGCAGTCTTCGTCATTGTCTTCTTCAAAGCCGTTGATAAAGTTAGTTGGCTTACCGGACTTCTTCTACAACTCTTTTTTATTAGTGCCGGCTGGTTTGTATTAGCTTATACTGATATTATATCAATCTGGACCCAGATGCTTGTTGAACCTGCGAATGAAGCATGGGCTAAAACTGCAGAACAGCTGGCCTATATATTTACACAGGTATTCTTTGCCCTACTTGCTTCAATCGCTATTGCCCGAAAACTACCATTCTTCAACAGGAAGATAAAAGCCAACTCCTATCTTGCTTCTATTGGTTTAGCCACCTTTGTGGGAGCTATTAATGGCCTTAGTATACCGCTTGTTCTCAATTGGACCTATAACAATATTGTTTCTTCCGGCATCCCGCTATTAGACCTACGCATATTACCAGAATGGAACACGGTTATTATCTATCTTATAGTTGGGCTAACACTTTTGTCATTGGGAATTCTTTTATCTTCCCTTAATCTCCTTCTTTTTCGCTCTACTCTAAATCACATCCGGTTATCAGCAACCATTGTTGTAATAGCTTTTATTATTGGTCTTTTACTAACCCAACTTTTAGTCCTCAATTTCCCCGCCCTCAATTGGATTCTCTATTCAAGTATAGCGGCCTTTGCTATTATTCTATTTATTGCAATTGGCCACGCTCAGAACATTCCAGGGATATCGTCCCTCTCTCCGCTGCGTAACATTGTTATGGGGAGCATATTTATTGCAACCTTGGGGGTACCCATGTTTTACCAATCTTATCTCATACATATCGACGAAGAACTTTTACAAACAGCCCAAAATTATGCGCAGGAAGAAGATCCCCAGGCTAGGGAGTTAACCCGTCAGCTTTTAGTGAATCTTGAGAAAGAGTTTCAAACTATTTCCAACGAAGATATCCTTAATAATCAATCATCAATACAATCTCGGTTCACCCAAAACATTCGTGATTTCCTGGAATCGGAATGGAACACCTATTCGTTTGACCTACAGCTGGTTAGCAGCTCTGAAGAGCTTATTGCAAACTATTCCACCAATCTAAATTCACCAAACTGGATAAATTACTTCAACATCCCTCGACTAAAAATAACTACAGAAATACAACAGATTACCAGATCCAGCATCCAGCCAATTATTCAACAGCCACAGCTCATAAACCAACAGGATTACCGGACTTTTTACAGGGGTTGGATACCCGTTTTTGGATCTTCCGAGTACCAACCGATAGCCTGGATTTTATGCTCTGTTTATAAAGAGCGCCCTCAATTTAATAAGCCAATTCGCGCAGTAATGGCTTCATTAACGTATGAGGACTGGAATAATAACTTCTTGATGCAGAAATACGAGAATGCTCAGTTAGTGAGTGCTACCGACCAGGGTTTTACAGGATATTTCCCTAAGTACCAGCAACTAAATGAGGAAGAGCAGAAAGCTCTCGAAAGCGATTCACTTATTTATTATTACGATCAGGCTAATGAAAACACCTATCGCACATTGTTGTGGAAAGAATCAGATACTGTATCCATTAAAACCAGTTCTGCCCTGCCGGAATATCGACTTATTCTATTCTCTCTTTTCCGTTTCAGCTTTACCCTACTCATTGTAGGTTGCCTAATTACTTTTATTACTCAGCTTATTAATAAGCATCAAACTTCGTTGCTGGGAGAAAATAAGCGCTTTCAGGATCGTATCCTCGATAGTTTCTTACTGGCCACTCTAATCTTTCTAGGATTCTTAATTGCGACTTCACATTATGCTATCAAAAAGCAGAACCAAGAAATTGTTCGACAGGAATTATTTGAGAAGCTTGAGCGGCTTGCGGAGTCTATTCAATCCAGCCAGCTTATGGACAACAATTTTAGTCGCAGCCCCTCATCTTCGCTCGAATCTCTTACGACCCCGTGGAATGTGGATGCTACTTTATATACGGACCACAGCGTAGCTGAAACTACAACACCCCAAATATATCAGCAACACTTACTTCCCGATATCCTACCCTATGATATTTATCATCAAATTTCAGTCCAGCAAAAAAGGGAGGCTTATTCTTCCGTTAATTTGGCGGGACAACCTTTACTTATTGGCTACCGTTCTATTCTGGATGATGAAAATGAAACAATGGGAATTCTTGCCATCCCAACCTTTCTGGAATCGCCTAAATATGATCAGCAACTATTGGAAACCATAAGCTACCTTATTTTAGTTTATATCTTGGTGTTCGGCCTATTTATACTGGGTTCTGCCTTCATTTCAAAATCCTTGACGCGTTCTCTAACCTATATACAACGCGGCCTTAATAAAATATCAGGTGGTAATTTGGATACGACTATTCCGGTTACGAGTCAGGATGAAATCGGTAATCTGGCGAAAGCTTACAATGAGATGGTTCGCAGGCTCCGAAAGCTACAAAAAGAACTCGCCAAGGCCGAGAGAGAAGCGGCATGGAAAGAAATGGCTCAGCAGGTAGCCCACGAAATAAAAAATCCACTTACGCCCATGAAGCTAAACGTTCAACACTTGGAACGACAGCTAAAGACGGGGAAATATGAGGGAGAGGAACTTAAGGCTCACATTCAAAAAATCACGGCTAATCTTATTGAACAGATTCAATCCCTAAGCAATATCGCTTCTGATTTTTCGAAATTTTCTCAACCTATCGAAAAAGATTTTACTTCCGTCAATTTAACTTCAATTCTGGAGTCTGTTGTTCAGCTTTACCAGCATGACCAACAAATCAGTCTTTCTTTTGATGCTCCTGAAGAAGTAGTTTTGGTGAATGGTATTGCAGATGATCTAAAACGTGTCTTTATCAATATCGTTAAAAATGCTTACGAGTCCATTGGAAATAATAAAGGCAAAATTTCCATTTCGCTTTATAGAAGTCAACAAAACGCTTTTGTTGAAATCGAAGACAATGGCAGCGGAATCCCCGAAGAGAACAGGAGTAATATCTTCGTACCCAGCTTTTCCACTAAATCCGGTGGTACAGGACTTGGATTGGCAATTTGTAAAAAAATTATTGAAGCACATGGTGGGAGCATTACATTTGCTTCTGTAGAAGGAGAAGGCACTACTTTTGTCATTAAACTGCCTCAAGTAGATTCCTGA
- a CDS encoding MATE family efflux transporter, giving the protein MLSFLKTEKYNLRREAGLTLKIGLPVIIAQLLQMSMNFVDTVMAGNLSAQDLAAVAVGGAVFVPFMMLAAGILMAVTPVVAQLVGARNFKDIGINARQALWLSLFLSIPIFFLIRNLEFVMHFLDVTPAIIPVAQGYLNAISWGVFAVCGYMALRFFNEGLSATRPGMYFALLGVFVNVIGNYVFMYGKLGFPELGARGCGYASSVVGLVMFLGMLTFTMNYKPYERFDIFSSFRMPDWPHLRELLRVGVPIGLSSTMEVSMFALVSLLMGSLSTIAVAGHQVAINFAAMTFMVPFGLSTAITTRVGNAIGKGTMYEARRRGYIGIFLATFFMCITATLMYLFPDLIAGMYTQDSAVQEVAISLLYMAAIFQISDGLQVSSYGALRGLKDTKIPMVVNFIAYWMVGLPLGYYLGIGRNIGPQGLWMGLIAGLTIAAILHNVRFYKLTTQR; this is encoded by the coding sequence GTGCTCTCATTTCTAAAAACAGAGAAATATAACCTCCGCAGGGAAGCTGGACTGACGCTCAAAATCGGACTTCCGGTTATCATCGCGCAGCTCCTGCAAATGTCGATGAACTTCGTAGACACCGTTATGGCAGGTAATCTCTCTGCCCAAGACCTTGCAGCCGTGGCGGTGGGTGGAGCCGTTTTTGTACCCTTTATGATGCTGGCGGCCGGCATCCTAATGGCCGTCACTCCTGTCGTCGCCCAATTAGTGGGGGCACGGAATTTCAAGGATATCGGTATCAATGCGCGTCAGGCGCTTTGGCTCAGCCTGTTCCTGTCCATTCCGATCTTTTTCCTGATTCGTAACCTGGAGTTCGTCATGCACTTCCTGGATGTCACCCCCGCCATCATCCCAGTTGCCCAGGGATACCTCAACGCTATTTCATGGGGGGTCTTTGCCGTCTGCGGCTATATGGCCCTTCGCTTCTTTAATGAGGGATTATCGGCTACCCGCCCGGGCATGTATTTCGCCCTGTTGGGTGTTTTTGTCAATGTTATTGGAAACTATGTTTTCATGTATGGCAAGCTGGGCTTCCCCGAGCTGGGGGCACGGGGCTGTGGCTACGCCTCGTCGGTAGTGGGACTCGTGATGTTCCTGGGTATGCTCACTTTTACCATGAATTACAAGCCGTACGAGCGGTTTGATATCTTTTCCTCTTTCCGAATGCCGGACTGGCCCCATCTCAGGGAACTCCTGCGGGTAGGGGTGCCGATCGGACTCAGTTCCACGATGGAAGTCAGCATGTTTGCCTTAGTAAGCCTGCTGATGGGCTCTCTCAGCACGATCGCGGTAGCAGGGCACCAAGTCGCTATCAACTTTGCGGCCATGACATTTATGGTGCCCTTTGGACTTTCAACAGCGATTACCACGCGGGTGGGAAATGCCATCGGCAAAGGGACAATGTATGAAGCGCGGCGACGCGGCTATATTGGTATTTTCCTGGCAACCTTTTTCATGTGTATTACCGCCACCCTCATGTACCTTTTCCCGGACCTCATTGCTGGAATGTATACCCAGGATTCTGCCGTACAGGAAGTGGCTATCAGCCTCCTCTATATGGCCGCTATATTTCAAATATCCGATGGACTTCAAGTGAGCAGCTATGGCGCCCTCCGTGGGCTTAAGGATACTAAAATTCCCATGGTCGTTAATTTTATCGCATACTGGATGGTTGGTCTTCCTCTGGGCTACTATCTTGGCATTGGCAGGAATATAGGTCCGCAGGGTCTTTGGATGGGACTTATCGCCGGGCTGACTATAGCAGCTATCCTTCATAATGTTCGATTTTACAAGCTCACCACACAGCGGTAA